A genomic segment from Solibacillus sp. FSL H8-0538 encodes:
- a CDS encoding Txe/YoeB family addiction module toxin, whose product MNVVFSEQAWSEYTAWQTEDKKTVKRINSLIQDIQRNGHEGIGKPEPLRFDFAGYWSRRINEKDRLVYTIDEKNIYIIQCKYH is encoded by the coding sequence ATGAATGTTGTTTTTTCAGAGCAAGCATGGTCAGAATACACCGCTTGGCAAACGGAAGACAAAAAAACAGTGAAACGAATTAATTCGTTAATCCAAGATATCCAGCGTAATGGGCACGAAGGTATAGGTAAGCCAGAGCCGCTACGTTTTGACTTTGCAGGTTATTGGTCGAGACGTATTAATGAAAAGGATCGCCTTGTTTATACCATTGATGAAAAAAACATCTATATCATTCAATGTAAATATCATTAA
- a CDS encoding type II toxin-antitoxin system Phd/YefM family antitoxin yields the protein MEAVNYSSLRNNLKGYMDRVTNDFETIIVTRKNEQNVVMISAEEYNNLMESVHLLGNGVNRAMLEKSKKQLVEGFVVNNKLFEVD from the coding sequence ATGGAAGCAGTTAATTATTCTTCATTACGCAATAATTTAAAAGGCTACATGGATCGTGTCACAAACGATTTTGAAACAATCATCGTGACGAGAAAGAATGAGCAAAATGTTGTCATGATTTCTGCCGAGGAGTATAACAATCTAATGGAGAGCGTTCATTTATTAGGTAATGGTGTAAACCGTGCAATGCTTGAGAAATCGAAGAAACAGTTAGTAGAAGGATTTGTTGTGAATAACAAATTATTTGAGGTTGACTAA
- a CDS encoding AbrB/MazE/SpoVT family DNA-binding domain-containing protein: protein MSEQKKVKVSKQRQMTIPKIYFDALGIQEEVTVEMTDEGLLIKPVVKIPDDFAEQLLESMIAKGLSGQELLDKFKEAKNNTGWTRFKPEQTDGTI from the coding sequence ATGAGTGAACAAAAAAAGGTAAAGGTTTCTAAGCAACGTCAAATGACCATTCCAAAAATTTATTTTGATGCTTTAGGAATTCAAGAAGAAGTAACGGTCGAGATGACTGACGAAGGACTGCTCATCAAACCGGTTGTGAAAATCCCCGATGATTTTGCGGAGCAACTATTAGAAAGTATGATTGCCAAAGGATTAAGTGGACAAGAACTACTCGATAAATTTAAAGAAGCAAAAAATAATACCGGCTGGACTCGATTCAAACCAGAACAGACAGATGGTACTATATAA
- a CDS encoding YncE family protein — MSNLLPDLKKFINRNMFLRLVSLDSVEGLLTQVNETNRTVLISNENGINEVGIDEIISFFVIAFAYATDFTFDRVHVINTFNNTALTSIPVMSDPIGVAITPNGLRAYIVNNGSSTVSVIDTVSNTTITTIQVGVSPRKIAISANGTRAYVTNFASNTVSVINTDTNTVMSTIPIGNNTFPDGIAITPNGTRLYVTTAGTNSVTVINASNRTIIGTIPVGDFPENIAITPNGLRAYVVNSGSSTVSVINTATNTVIGTIQVGTNPVSIAITPDGTRAYVGNRGPGTPPSATVSVINTATNTVIDTIQFVGQTNANDIAIAPGGFRAYFTRFGGGVGKINTINNTEIPPLIPTGNSLRGIAITPTMF, encoded by the coding sequence TTGTCTAATCTATTACCAGATTTAAAAAAGTTTATCAATAGAAACATGTTTTTACGCTTAGTCTCATTGGACTCGGTTGAAGGACTTTTGACTCAAGTGAATGAAACGAACAGGACAGTATTGATTAGTAATGAAAATGGAATAAACGAGGTTGGAATTGATGAGATTATTTCTTTTTTTGTTATTGCTTTTGCCTACGCTACAGACTTCACATTTGATAGGGTACATGTGATTAATACGTTCAACAACACCGCTCTAACTAGTATTCCAGTTATGAGTGATCCTATTGGTGTTGCGATTACTCCTAATGGTCTTCGCGCTTATATTGTAAACAATGGTTCTAGTACTGTCTCTGTCATTGATACGGTAAGCAATACTACCATTACCACTATTCAAGTAGGAGTAAGTCCTAGAAAAATAGCTATATCAGCGAATGGTACCCGTGCATATGTTACAAACTTTGCTTCTAATACTGTCTCTGTCATCAATACAGACACCAACACGGTCATGAGTACTATCCCAATTGGAAACAACACCTTTCCCGATGGAATCGCTATCACACCTAATGGTACTCGCCTTTATGTTACGACCGCGGGCACGAATTCGGTCACTGTTATAAACGCTAGCAATAGAACCATCATCGGTACTATTCCAGTTGGAGATTTTCCTGAAAATATTGCGATTACACCTAATGGTCTTCGTGCATATGTTGTAAACTCGGGTTCAAGTACGGTTTCTGTTATCAATACGGCTACCAACACCGTCATCGGTACTATTCAAGTTGGCACTAATCCTGTTAGTATTGCAATTACTCCAGATGGTACCCGTGCATATGTTGGAAATAGGGGCCCAGGAACACCTCCTTCCGCAACCGTCTCGGTGATAAACACAGCTACGAACACTGTCATTGATACTATCCAATTTGTTGGTCAGACAAACGCTAATGATATCGCGATTGCCCCTGGTGGATTCCGAGCTTATTTTACACGTTTTGGCGGGGGCGTTGGAAAAATTAATACGATTAACAACACTGAAATCCCACCATTAATTCCAACTGGAAACAGTCTTAGAGGTATTGCTATTACACCGACAATGTTTTAA
- a CDS encoding tyrosine-type recombinase/integrase codes for MNRFKMTQEAEKTIQSVKDKKLRMYASNFRSFAKFCEDFYLPVDFDALELYLHESITQQHVKLSTFNRRLAGVKYWLMNQHDQQMTMEQQERIHLLRQLYNDEQYLRLKPQRGVRAENQNDVLRLIDRYDTIKKADIRKRAICLVNLITANRPSEMVRLKVSDFDFDNRSVHVMMIKQGEMKEKRLTLECVQAVKKYTNVYELQPDDYFVGAADKWGNHTSRQIHEDSYAQSIHNWLGFAPYTFRKTQITAMYQKGADIPTIAKQSGHKSHQTIMEHYINLRTSDVDAFL; via the coding sequence TTGAATCGATTCAAAATGACGCAAGAGGCAGAAAAAACCATTCAGTCGGTAAAAGATAAAAAACTACGCATGTATGCCTCCAACTTCCGAAGCTTTGCGAAGTTTTGCGAAGATTTTTATTTGCCAGTGGATTTTGATGCATTGGAGCTCTACTTACATGAATCCATCACACAGCAGCACGTAAAGCTGTCAACATTTAATCGCCGACTAGCCGGGGTGAAGTATTGGCTCATGAATCAGCATGACCAACAAATGACAATGGAGCAGCAAGAACGAATTCATTTACTGCGTCAGCTTTATAACGATGAACAATATTTACGCCTAAAACCACAACGAGGGGTGCGCGCCGAAAATCAAAATGATGTGCTGCGTCTGATTGACCGGTATGACACGATTAAGAAAGCCGATATTCGTAAGCGTGCCATTTGCCTTGTGAACTTGATTACAGCGAACCGCCCATCCGAAATGGTTCGGCTGAAAGTGAGTGACTTTGATTTCGACAATCGCTCGGTGCATGTCATGATGATCAAACAAGGTGAAATGAAAGAAAAACGCCTCACACTGGAATGCGTGCAAGCCGTGAAGAAGTATACCAATGTGTACGAGCTACAGCCGGATGATTACTTTGTTGGGGCAGCAGACAAATGGGGCAACCACACAAGTCGGCAAATTCATGAGGACAGCTACGCGCAATCCATTCACAACTGGCTGGGCTTTGCGCCGTACACATTCCGCAAAACACAGATCACCGCCATGTACCAAAAGGGGGCTGATATCCCGACCATTGCCAAACAGTCTGGCCATAAATCACACCAGACGATTATGGAGCATTACATCAACCTCCGAACGAGTGATGTGGATGCGTTTTTATAA